In one window of Chryseobacterium phocaeense DNA:
- the cphA gene encoding cyanophycin synthetase, with protein MKIEKIQALRGPNIWSIRRKKLIQMRLDLEEMENYPTNKIDGFRERIEKLIPSLFTHRCSEGVEGGFFHRIETGTWMGHVIEHIALEIQTLAGMDVGFGRTRETKSPGVYNVVFNYIEENAGIYAAEESVKIAQALIEDKEYDLNACIQKLKEIRERVRLGPSTGSIVEEAVSRKIPWIRLGTNSLVQLGYGVNQQRFQATITGKTSSIAVDIACNKELTKKMLHDAAIPVPVGDLVVDEEGLNGVIRKIGYPIVLKPLDGNHGKGSSINVNNWEAAKLGLEHAQKYSKKVIVEKYITGYDFRVLVINNKMVAAARRVPAHVVGDGELNLQELIDKENKDPRRGYGHENVLTEIEVDKDTLELLDKLQYTLETVPQKGEVVYLKSTANLSTGGTSIDVTDMVHPENITMAERVSKIIGLDVCGIDIMAENLTQPLKESGAAIIEVNAAPGFRMHLAPSEGLPRNVAAPVVDMLYPPGKPCTIPIIAVTGTNGKTTTTRLISHIVKSNGYRVGFTTSDGIYIQNTMLSKGDTTGPLSAEFVLKDPTVEFAVLETARGGILRSGLGYSQCDIGVLTNIEEDHLGLNDIHNLKDLTKVKRVVLDSVKKNGWSVLNADNEYSMKIINDLDSNVAIFSMDENNPHIVKFAKEGKITCVYEEGFVTIKKGDWKIRIGKAKDFPITMEGKARFMIENVLAASLASYLYGFGIEDISNSLRTFIPSAQLTPGRLNIFKFKSFKVLIDFAHNPSGYEAIEDYLKNVESTKKIGIISGVGDRRDGDIRECGKIAGRMFDHIIIRNEKHLRGRTEDEINGLIIEGMQSSGKDVSYEIIPKEIEALKHAMGMAEDGTFITALSDVISNAIDLVQEYQARELLEDDKNS; from the coding sequence ATGAAAATTGAGAAGATACAGGCACTGCGCGGCCCGAATATCTGGAGTATCAGAAGGAAGAAGCTGATTCAGATGAGGTTGGATCTTGAGGAAATGGAAAATTATCCTACCAATAAGATCGACGGGTTTAGGGAAAGGATTGAAAAACTGATCCCATCTTTATTTACTCATAGATGCTCAGAGGGAGTGGAAGGAGGTTTTTTTCACCGGATTGAAACAGGAACCTGGATGGGACATGTCATAGAACATATCGCCCTGGAAATACAGACCCTGGCCGGAATGGATGTCGGATTCGGAAGAACGCGTGAAACAAAGTCGCCAGGTGTTTATAATGTAGTTTTTAATTATATTGAAGAAAATGCGGGAATTTATGCTGCGGAAGAATCTGTAAAAATTGCCCAGGCTTTAATTGAAGATAAAGAATATGATCTGAATGCCTGTATCCAGAAGCTAAAGGAGATCAGGGAGCGCGTACGTCTTGGTCCTTCTACGGGAAGTATTGTAGAAGAAGCTGTTTCAAGAAAAATCCCATGGATAAGACTGGGAACAAATTCCCTGGTACAGTTGGGTTATGGGGTAAATCAGCAGCGTTTTCAGGCTACCATAACCGGAAAAACAAGTTCTATTGCCGTAGATATTGCCTGTAATAAAGAATTAACCAAAAAAATGCTTCACGATGCGGCAATCCCTGTTCCGGTAGGCGATCTTGTAGTGGATGAAGAAGGCTTAAACGGAGTGATCAGAAAAATAGGTTATCCGATTGTTTTAAAACCACTGGACGGGAACCATGGAAAAGGCTCATCCATCAATGTTAATAATTGGGAAGCTGCAAAATTAGGTCTGGAACATGCCCAGAAATATTCCAAAAAAGTAATTGTAGAAAAATACATCACAGGATATGATTTCAGGGTACTGGTGATTAATAATAAAATGGTTGCTGCGGCAAGAAGAGTACCAGCCCACGTAGTAGGAGATGGTGAATTGAATCTTCAGGAGCTAATTGACAAAGAAAATAAAGATCCGAGAAGAGGCTATGGCCACGAAAACGTTCTTACGGAAATAGAGGTGGATAAAGATACGCTGGAGCTTCTTGACAAGCTGCAGTATACACTTGAAACAGTACCCCAGAAAGGAGAAGTGGTGTATCTGAAATCTACAGCCAACCTATCTACCGGAGGAACCTCCATTGATGTTACGGACATGGTACACCCGGAGAATATCACCATGGCAGAAAGGGTTTCCAAAATTATAGGTCTGGATGTCTGCGGTATCGATATTATGGCTGAAAACCTTACCCAGCCGCTGAAAGAAAGTGGCGCTGCCATTATAGAAGTGAATGCTGCACCGGGATTCAGAATGCACCTGGCCCCAAGCGAAGGTCTTCCGAGAAACGTAGCGGCTCCGGTAGTGGATATGCTGTATCCTCCGGGAAAACCTTGTACCATCCCGATTATTGCGGTAACCGGAACCAATGGAAAAACAACAACTACGCGACTGATCTCACATATTGTAAAAAGCAACGGCTACAGAGTAGGCTTCACTACTTCCGACGGGATTTATATCCAGAATACGATGCTTTCCAAAGGAGATACTACCGGACCGCTTTCTGCTGAATTCGTCTTAAAAGATCCTACCGTTGAATTTGCCGTTCTGGAAACTGCCAGAGGAGGGATTCTGCGTTCGGGATTAGGATATTCACAGTGTGATATCGGGGTTTTGACTAATATTGAAGAAGATCATTTGGGACTGAATGATATTCATAATCTGAAAGACCTTACGAAGGTAAAAAGAGTGGTTCTGGACAGTGTAAAGAAAAACGGCTGGAGCGTTCTGAATGCAGACAACGAATATTCTATGAAGATCATTAATGATCTTGACAGTAATGTTGCAATCTTCAGTATGGATGAGAACAATCCGCATATCGTAAAATTTGCCAAAGAAGGAAAGATCACCTGTGTGTACGAAGAGGGTTTTGTAACCATCAAGAAAGGTGACTGGAAAATCAGGATCGGAAAAGCCAAAGATTTCCCTATTACAATGGAAGGCAAAGCCAGATTTATGATCGAGAATGTGCTGGCAGCAAGTTTGGCGAGTTATCTGTATGGCTTTGGAATTGAAGATATTTCCAACTCTTTGAGAACTTTCATTCCAAGTGCCCAGCTTACACCGGGAAGACTGAATATTTTTAAATTCAAAAGCTTTAAAGTACTCATTGATTTTGCCCACAATCCGTCAGGATATGAAGCCATCGAAGATTATCTTAAAAATGTGGAATCTACCAAGAAAATAGGAATTATCTCAGGGGTAGGCGACCGGCGTGACGGTGATATCAGAGAGTGTGGGAAAATTGCCGGTAGAATGTTTGACCATATCATCATCAGAAATGAAAAGCATCTGCGGGGAAGAACGGAAGATGAAATCAACGGACTGATCATTGAAGGCATGCAGTCTTCAGGAAAAGATGTAAGCTATGAGATCATTCCAAAAGAAATTGAAGCTTTAAAACACGCAATGGGCATGGCTGAAGACGGAACCTTCATCACTGCATTAAGTGACGTGATTTCCAATGCCATTGATCTTGTACAGGAATACCAGGCACGGGAACTCCTTGAAGATGATAAAAATTCATAA